In a genomic window of Pseudomonadota bacterium:
- a CDS encoding oligopeptide/dipeptide ABC transporter ATP-binding protein, giving the protein MKNVEQNTLISVAGLKKRFPQRGSGFLAAKSYIHAVDGVDFQINAGEIVGLVGESGCGKSTLGKLLLRLENFDQGEISYRHTSLSSLSERELRPYRRQLQMIFQDPYSSLNPRMRVRKIIEEPLIIHQLGNGVWRRQRVDELLGVVGLEVEMGDRYAHEFSGGQRQRVGIARALALNPEFVVADEPVSALDVSIQAQIINLLLDLREQFNLTMLFISHDLSVVKLLSDIILVMYLGKIIEEAPSKSLYQEPLHPYTRLLLRSIPLPDPARKREKMVDVVHDAGFTMVNKGCPFYSRCPQRFALCAEAMPDLHDCGHQHRVACFLYQN; this is encoded by the coding sequence GTGAAAAATGTAGAACAAAATACCCTGATTTCGGTTGCCGGTCTGAAAAAAAGGTTTCCTCAACGGGGCAGTGGTTTTCTCGCGGCCAAAAGCTATATCCATGCTGTTGATGGGGTTGATTTTCAGATAAACGCAGGCGAAATTGTTGGTTTGGTTGGTGAATCCGGTTGTGGAAAATCAACTTTAGGTAAATTACTGCTCCGGCTTGAAAACTTTGACCAGGGGGAAATATCTTATCGTCATACCAGCTTGTCGTCATTAAGCGAGCGGGAATTGCGTCCTTACCGGCGCCAGCTCCAGATGATCTTTCAGGACCCTTATTCATCCCTCAACCCCCGGATGAGGGTCCGTAAAATTATTGAAGAACCCCTGATTATTCACCAGCTGGGAAATGGCGTCTGGCGTCGGCAACGGGTTGATGAGCTACTGGGTGTTGTCGGCCTGGAAGTTGAAATGGGGGATCGCTATGCTCACGAGTTCAGTGGTGGGCAGCGGCAACGGGTTGGTATTGCCCGGGCACTGGCGTTGAATCCTGAATTTGTAGTGGCTGATGAACCGGTATCGGCACTTGATGTTTCAATTCAGGCCCAGATTATCAATCTGCTCCTTGATCTGCGGGAACAGTTCAACTTGACGATGCTTTTTATTTCCCATGATCTCAGCGTTGTCAAGCTGCTCAGTGATATAATTCTGGTGATGTATCTGGGAAAGATTATTGAAGAAGCACCAAGTAAATCCTTGTATCAAGAGCCTTTACATCCGTATACCCGGTTGTTGCTGAGGTCCATCCCTTTACCCGATCCAGCCAGGAAGCGAGAAAAGATGGTTGATGTGGTTCATGATGCAGGCTTTACCATGGTGAATAAGGGTTGTCCTTTTTATTCCCGCTGTCCGCAGCGATTCGCGCTATGCGCGGAGGCAATGCCGGATCTGCATGACTGTGGTCATCAGCATCGGGTTGCCTGTTTCCTGTATCAAAATTAG
- a CDS encoding cytochrome c biogenesis protein CcdA, giving the protein MAGTSNISIFIAFTAGLLSFVSPCVLPLIPSYLTYITGISFDDLAEEGDISIRRRTIIHSLLFILGFSLVFVALGASATYLGSFFQQNQALIRKVGGIIVILLGIHITGVLKLKFLEHEKRVEFKNKPIGYLGSVLVGIAFAAGWTPCIGPILASILLYASTEKNMMSGIILLLSYSLGLGVPFLVSALAFNSFLAYFSRLNRYLRLISIISGIFLIVIGVMLFFNYFSVLSQYMNMFLPQHGG; this is encoded by the coding sequence ATGGCTGGAACCTCAAATATTTCAATTTTTATTGCTTTTACCGCTGGACTGTTGTCCTTTGTTTCCCCCTGTGTCCTGCCCCTGATCCCATCATATCTGACCTATATTACCGGAATTTCATTTGATGATCTGGCTGAAGAAGGGGATATTTCAATCCGTCGGCGAACGATTATTCATTCCCTCTTGTTTATTCTGGGGTTCAGCCTGGTATTTGTTGCCCTGGGGGCCTCGGCAACCTATCTTGGGAGTTTTTTTCAGCAGAACCAGGCGCTGATCAGAAAGGTCGGCGGAATTATTGTTATTCTTCTCGGTATTCATATTACCGGGGTACTTAAGCTGAAGTTTCTGGAGCATGAAAAACGGGTTGAGTTTAAAAATAAGCCAATTGGTTATCTGGGCTCAGTATTGGTCGGGATAGCTTTTGCTGCCGGCTGGACCCCCTGCATCGGTCCTATCCTGGCCAGCATTCTGCTTTATGCCAGCACCGAAAAAAACATGATGAGTGGCATTATTCTGCTGCTTTCTTATTCGCTGGGATTGGGGGTACCCTTCCTGGTTTCCGCGCTTGCTTTTAATTCGTTCCTGGCCTATTTTTCCAGGCTGAATCGCTATCTGCGCCTTATCAGTATTATCAGTGGTATATTTTTAATTGTGATCGGCGTGATGCTCTTTTTTAACTATTTTTCCGTTCTGTCACAATATATGAATATGTTTTTACCCCAGCATGGAGGTTGA
- a CDS encoding type II toxin-antitoxin system RelE/ParE family toxin has product MRYSVLLSNDANQDLRKLYGYIAKYDSPDNANKVIDQIEHIFNELAEYPNRGACPKELLALGIHEYREVFFKAYRIIYRVNKDSVYVLLIADGRRDMQTLLQQRLLQP; this is encoded by the coding sequence ATGCGCTATTCAGTATTGCTAAGTAATGACGCAAACCAGGATCTTCGCAAATTATACGGCTATATCGCCAAATACGATTCACCGGATAACGCGAACAAAGTCATCGACCAAATTGAGCACATATTCAACGAACTGGCTGAATACCCGAACCGCGGAGCCTGCCCTAAAGAACTGCTGGCTTTGGGAATCCATGAATATCGTGAAGTATTTTTCAAAGCGTATCGTATAATCTACCGGGTAAATAAAGATAGCGTTTACGTTCTTTTGATTGCCGACGGTCGCAGAGATATGCAAACATTACTACAACAACGCCTGCTTCAACCGTAG
- a CDS encoding type II toxin-antitoxin system Phd/YefM family antitoxin: MKLSSQIKPISYLKSHTAEIVRNLWKQAEPLIITQNGEAKVVMLDIESYEQTQEALALLKILALGNLQIEKGGFKPATECIRQLREEQEHN, from the coding sequence ATGAAATTATCAAGCCAAATAAAACCGATTAGTTATTTGAAATCTCATACTGCGGAAATCGTCCGCAATCTCTGGAAACAGGCAGAGCCGCTGATAATCACCCAAAACGGTGAAGCCAAAGTAGTCATGCTGGACATTGAAAGTTACGAGCAGACACAGGAGGCTTTAGCTCTGCTGAAAATTCTGGCCCTCGGCAATCTCCAAATCGAAAAAGGCGGATTTAAACCGGCAACTGAATGCATCCGGCAACTGCGCGAAGAACAAGAGCATAATTGA
- a CDS encoding FAD-dependent oxidoreductase: MKETDVAIVGGSAAGLMAAVTLKKRHPEKEVAVIRDVTKTPVPCGIPYIYGTLGDVEKDIIPDGKFLEMGIEIIQQKVVDINREQKSIIFSNDNTLTYDKLILGTGSKPMVPPMPGIDLGNVFTISKDPVALQQLYTAMETAKKVIVIGGGFIGVEMAEQIAKMGNNADNSIDVTVVEMLPHCLMLACEEEFCLQAENELRQMGINLLTNSRVEALEGDGKVTSVKLADGKSLPADLVIIGIGAIANIDLAVKMGLDADPRGGVTVNEFMQTSDPDIYAAGDCASKFSLITGKPSGIRLASVACTEAMIATSNLYQTTRKTMGALGAFATKIGNRSIAAAGLTTSAAAREEIEVIIGEATTPNRHPGGLPGCVMDMKIKLLFRKDTGVIIGGHVSGSESAADMVNIIAVAIQAGLNAEQLATMQYATHPLLTASPLSYHVMLAAENAAAQLG; encoded by the coding sequence ATGAAAGAAACTGATGTGGCAATTGTTGGCGGCTCAGCCGCCGGCCTGATGGCTGCGGTTACCCTGAAAAAACGTCATCCTGAAAAAGAGGTGGCAGTTATTCGCGATGTCACCAAAACCCCGGTTCCCTGTGGAATTCCCTATATTTATGGTACGCTTGGAGATGTTGAAAAAGACATTATTCCCGATGGCAAATTCCTTGAAATGGGGATTGAGATTATCCAGCAGAAGGTGGTGGATATCAATCGGGAGCAGAAAAGTATTATATTTTCCAACGACAATACCCTGACCTATGACAAACTGATCCTTGGTACCGGTTCAAAGCCCATGGTACCGCCGATGCCGGGGATTGATCTTGGCAATGTTTTTACGATCAGCAAAGATCCCGTTGCCCTGCAACAGTTATATACCGCCATGGAAACAGCGAAAAAAGTCATCGTCATTGGTGGAGGTTTCATCGGCGTTGAAATGGCCGAACAGATTGCCAAAATGGGAAACAATGCTGATAACTCAATCGATGTAACGGTCGTTGAAATGCTTCCCCATTGTCTTATGCTGGCCTGCGAAGAAGAATTCTGTCTCCAGGCGGAAAATGAGTTACGCCAAATGGGCATCAATCTACTGACTAACAGCCGGGTGGAAGCCCTGGAAGGCGACGGTAAAGTTACTTCGGTCAAGCTTGCCGACGGCAAATCACTGCCGGCTGATTTGGTTATCATCGGTATCGGTGCGATAGCCAACATTGACCTGGCCGTAAAGATGGGCCTGGATGCCGACCCCCGGGGCGGCGTTACGGTAAATGAATTCATGCAAACCAGTGACCCTGACATTTACGCGGCCGGAGACTGTGCCAGTAAATTCTCCCTGATTACCGGTAAACCCTCAGGAATCCGTTTAGCTTCGGTCGCCTGTACAGAAGCAATGATTGCGACCAGCAACCTCTATCAAACGACCAGGAAAACCATGGGTGCCCTGGGTGCCTTTGCCACTAAGATCGGCAACCGCAGCATTGCCGCGGCCGGCCTGACCACCAGTGCGGCCGCCAGGGAAGAGATCGAAGTAATTATCGGTGAAGCCACCACCCCGAACCGACATCCGGGTGGCCTGCCTGGTTGTGTAATGGACATGAAAATAAAACTTTTATTCCGGAAAGATACGGGCGTAATCATCGGCGGCCATGTGAGTGGCAGTGAATCCGCGGCTGATATGGTCAACATTATTGCCGTTGCCATCCAGGCCGGCCTGAACGCTGAACAGTTGGCAACCATGCAGTATGCCACCCATCCCCTGCTAACCGCTTCACCGCTGTCCTACCATGTAATGCTGGCAGCGGAAAATGCCGCGGCACAACTGGGTTAA
- a CDS encoding hemolysin family protein: MELWTVLLLLAIFILLIILSAFFSGTETALLSFPPHRLRYYSKKYPNQAQRLKNILRHPHDFIATVLICNNFVNVAASAIATYLCVYYFGNKGVLISTLLVTAVLLIFAEITPKTYAAASTDILALKVAKPLHILIRILKPVSRLTSLISHLMIRTFSSSQPKNHEPHFDEEMESFIHTGREKGLLNQSESLMINNILGLEKTTVKEIMVPRQEVAMIQLHTPYNKILSLIRQVGFSRYPVYGKNREDVIGIMHINDLFTHKFGKTFSLKQIIRPAHFIPEIMPLDSLLETFRRGKKHLAIVVDEYGGMEGLITMEDVVEEIIGEMNDEVDVGSQAEIISLKDGSHLVRADIPIRRLNLDIPFLEVPEEEDYLHLAGFVLSRLGKIPTSGDFIEIPSARLEVIRVMANKIVLIRIIPALTSPSPLDK, encoded by the coding sequence ATGGAACTCTGGACAGTCCTATTACTCTTAGCCATCTTTATCCTGCTGATTATCCTTTCCGCCTTTTTCTCCGGGACTGAAACCGCCTTATTGTCATTTCCACCCCACCGGCTGCGCTATTACAGTAAAAAATACCCTAATCAAGCACAGCGCTTAAAAAATATCTTGAGGCATCCCCATGATTTTATCGCTACCGTCCTGATCTGCAATAATTTTGTTAACGTTGCCGCATCAGCCATTGCCACCTATCTCTGTGTTTATTATTTTGGCAACAAAGGGGTTTTGATTTCCACCCTGCTCGTCACCGCCGTACTACTAATTTTTGCTGAAATAACCCCAAAAACCTATGCAGCCGCCAGCACGGATATCCTGGCATTGAAGGTTGCCAAACCCCTGCACATACTTATCCGGATACTCAAACCCGTCAGCCGGCTTACTTCACTAATAAGTCATTTAATGATCAGAACATTTTCATCTTCCCAACCCAAGAATCATGAACCTCATTTTGATGAAGAGATGGAATCCTTTATCCATACAGGCCGGGAAAAGGGACTCTTAAATCAAAGTGAGTCTCTGATGATAAATAATATCCTGGGACTTGAGAAAACCACGGTCAAAGAAATCATGGTTCCCAGGCAGGAAGTAGCAATGATCCAGCTTCATACCCCCTACAACAAAATCCTATCCCTTATCCGACAGGTCGGCTTTTCCCGCTATCCGGTCTATGGTAAAAACCGGGAAGACGTCATCGGCATCATGCATATAAATGACCTGTTTACCCACAAGTTCGGTAAAACTTTTTCCCTGAAACAGATTATCAGGCCGGCACATTTTATTCCTGAGATAATGCCTCTTGACAGTTTGCTGGAAACTTTTCGCCGGGGGAAAAAACACCTGGCAATCGTTGTTGATGAATATGGTGGCATGGAAGGACTGATAACCATGGAAGATGTGGTTGAAGAAATCATTGGGGAAATGAACGATGAAGTAGACGTCGGCTCCCAGGCGGAAATCATTTCTTTAAAAGATGGCTCTCACCTGGTCAGGGCGGACATCCCAATCCGACGGCTTAATCTGGATATTCCTTTCCTGGAAGTTCCTGAAGAAGAGGACTATCTTCATCTGGCTGGATTTGTTCTCTCCCGACTGGGTAAAATTCCAACCAGTGGCGATTTCATTGAAATCCCGTCAGCACGCCTGGAAGTCATCCGGGTTATGGCCAATAAAATCGTTTTGATAAGAATTATTCCCGCTTTGACTTCACCATCGCCCCTTGACAAATAG
- the smc gene encoding chromosome segregation protein SMC — protein sequence MKVKELTIQGFKSFVHRTRIPLHEGITVVVGPNGCGKSNILDALRWAMGEQRPLQLRGKAMGDMIFNGTQRLKPAGMAEVNLTMIGDGAPLPEPYQQYSEVMISRRMYRQGDTEYYLSKVPCRLKDITALFRDTGIGAKGYAFIEQGQISQIITAKPTDIRAMFEEAAGVSGFQTQRLESYRKIRESEENLDRLHDIINEVAKNLKNLQKQARQAKKFRRLQGQEKELDQQLNGYRYLQVEEELVPKRESLRSWQQQVDDKEQQRAVLATELDQLIARGQSLQKMVDKGRDEVNGNRENTLATKSRIELLHQEQETFTRQLQEGRSRQQGLAQSLEALAKNRQEQNLQLETQNQRWQSQNSECQSLEESYFEKKAIVSRMLKEQTEFREEVFRLMSEESQVKNELHLYNEKLERLRQKQEGLSNDGHQWRHQLKELEDTMLQGKVVLAEQLSLQRQLEEEKESLSAKVSQLQKKMEDADQRRQTAFNHLTDCEREWHQLHTKVSEGFGFTSGMKQALQEESGNLLHSFWDVFEQVPSAWEQPLELFIRQLCEGLVLADHTVVPDFISRQRHRDRVAVLHARQKSAAEESFATLPDGVQSLAELVSVKAEFRQVVQPLLNRTYVVAEGEQVASLLDMLPKDSYLLTGNGEIYAGSGWFWVGNINRADSSELLSLRRELAAAASERDKAREQLSVNDRKLEALQVQLLEAKEEQGKCASRLEPVLEAVRQSNRCREDNQHEYDRLSSVLQRADNDGKHLLEEQDDLTAAIKDAEEKIAAIIVSRTEKENELAELVARYGAAEEDMVAAQEFLSEKKISLAAIGAKRDQLKRDILRITNDEERLERQVERIEQQLGENQQTLSASVERSEELEIRMEELTKDAVEHEKQLNELLREKEELEKFSHERQEAVRDADKQLSTWRPRLLEEQLELQSLENSRKYILDNFSKQYGISLIEYLDENPLRDDESFNESEMVAKLEKIHHWIANFGQVNLLALEEADEVQNRYDFLKEQEVDLLSSIQSVKEAIEKMEKTSRARFLSTFFQVNDHFSQLFSELFDGGRASLRLTDEDNIWESGVEIAAAPPGKRLQNLRLFSGGEKALIAVSLIFAFFKVNPAPFCVLDEVDAPLDDANIDRFNQLVKKFAAHSQFLIITHNRRTMTIGDYLYGITMEEEGVSKTLSVQLADSSGRPEQRVAAIAE from the coding sequence ATGAAAGTCAAAGAGCTGACGATTCAGGGATTCAAATCCTTCGTGCATCGAACCAGGATTCCATTGCATGAAGGGATCACCGTGGTGGTGGGGCCGAATGGTTGTGGCAAAAGTAATATCCTTGATGCCCTTCGCTGGGCAATGGGAGAACAGCGACCACTGCAGCTTCGGGGAAAGGCGATGGGGGACATGATTTTTAACGGAACCCAACGTTTGAAACCAGCCGGGATGGCAGAGGTTAATCTTACCATGATTGGTGATGGGGCTCCTTTGCCGGAGCCATATCAGCAGTATAGTGAGGTGATGATTTCCCGGCGCATGTATCGTCAGGGAGATACAGAATACTATTTGAGCAAAGTTCCTTGCCGTTTAAAAGATATTACCGCCCTGTTTCGTGATACGGGTATCGGGGCTAAGGGATATGCCTTCATTGAACAAGGGCAGATTTCTCAAATTATTACTGCTAAACCAACCGACATCAGGGCGATGTTTGAAGAGGCTGCCGGAGTTTCGGGCTTCCAGACTCAGCGTCTGGAAAGCTATCGTAAGATTAGAGAGAGTGAAGAAAACCTGGATCGTTTGCATGATATTATCAATGAGGTGGCCAAAAACCTGAAGAATCTGCAAAAACAGGCTCGCCAGGCAAAGAAATTTCGCCGGCTGCAGGGCCAGGAAAAGGAACTGGATCAGCAGCTGAACGGTTATCGTTATCTGCAGGTGGAAGAAGAGCTGGTACCCAAACGAGAATCCTTACGGTCATGGCAGCAGCAAGTGGATGATAAAGAGCAACAAAGGGCTGTTCTGGCAACGGAACTTGATCAACTGATTGCCCGGGGACAATCATTGCAGAAAATGGTGGATAAGGGGCGGGATGAAGTTAATGGGAACCGGGAAAACACTTTGGCTACCAAATCCAGGATTGAATTGCTGCATCAGGAGCAGGAAACCTTTACCCGTCAACTGCAGGAAGGGCGCAGCCGTCAGCAGGGTCTGGCGCAGTCTCTGGAAGCTCTGGCAAAAAACCGGCAGGAGCAAAACCTACAACTGGAAACCCAAAATCAACGCTGGCAGTCCCAAAATAGCGAATGTCAATCCCTGGAAGAAAGCTACTTTGAAAAAAAAGCAATAGTTTCCCGGATGCTTAAGGAACAGACGGAATTTCGTGAGGAAGTTTTTCGACTCATGAGTGAAGAAAGCCAGGTCAAAAACGAGTTGCATCTTTATAACGAGAAGCTGGAACGCCTTAGGCAGAAGCAGGAAGGTCTGAGCAATGACGGGCATCAATGGCGTCATCAACTCAAGGAGCTTGAAGATACCATGCTTCAGGGGAAAGTAGTTCTGGCCGAACAGTTGTCTTTGCAGCGGCAGCTGGAAGAGGAAAAAGAAAGTTTGTCGGCGAAAGTTTCTCAGCTGCAGAAAAAAATGGAGGATGCAGACCAGCGTCGGCAAACTGCTTTTAATCATCTGACTGACTGCGAGCGGGAGTGGCATCAACTGCATACCAAGGTTTCTGAAGGTTTTGGTTTTACCAGCGGGATGAAGCAGGCCTTGCAGGAGGAGTCTGGAAATTTGCTGCATTCATTCTGGGATGTGTTTGAACAGGTGCCTTCCGCGTGGGAGCAGCCACTGGAACTTTTCATTCGCCAGCTTTGTGAAGGTCTGGTACTTGCGGATCATACCGTCGTCCCTGATTTCATCAGCCGTCAACGGCACCGGGACAGGGTAGCGGTACTGCATGCCCGGCAAAAATCAGCGGCAGAAGAATCTTTCGCGACTCTTCCTGATGGAGTTCAATCCCTGGCAGAGTTGGTGTCGGTAAAAGCTGAATTCAGACAGGTGGTTCAGCCTTTATTGAATCGTACCTATGTGGTTGCTGAAGGGGAGCAGGTGGCATCATTGCTGGATATGCTGCCGAAAGATTCTTATCTGTTAACGGGAAATGGCGAAATCTATGCCGGTTCCGGCTGGTTCTGGGTTGGAAACATTAATCGGGCGGATAGCAGTGAACTTTTGTCATTGCGGCGGGAATTGGCTGCAGCGGCAAGTGAAAGGGACAAAGCCCGGGAGCAGTTATCGGTTAATGATCGTAAACTTGAAGCATTACAGGTTCAACTGCTGGAGGCAAAAGAAGAGCAGGGAAAATGTGCCTCGCGGTTGGAACCTGTTTTGGAAGCTGTTCGTCAAAGTAATCGCTGCCGGGAGGATAACCAGCATGAATATGATCGTTTATCCTCCGTGCTGCAACGCGCTGACAATGATGGAAAACATCTCCTTGAAGAGCAGGATGATTTGACCGCAGCCATAAAAGATGCCGAAGAGAAAATTGCGGCTATTATTGTTTCGAGAACTGAAAAAGAAAACGAACTGGCAGAGCTGGTTGCCCGTTATGGTGCGGCTGAAGAAGATATGGTTGCAGCGCAGGAATTTTTGTCAGAAAAGAAAATTTCCCTGGCCGCCATTGGCGCGAAAAGGGATCAGCTCAAACGGGATATCCTGAGAATTACCAATGATGAGGAACGACTTGAACGGCAGGTTGAGCGAATTGAACAACAGCTTGGCGAAAACCAGCAGACATTGTCTGCATCAGTTGAGCGTTCAGAAGAACTTGAAATTCGGATGGAGGAATTGACAAAAGATGCAGTGGAGCATGAAAAGCAGCTGAATGAACTACTGCGGGAGAAAGAAGAACTTGAAAAATTTAGCCATGAACGTCAGGAAGCGGTGCGTGACGCTGATAAACAGTTGTCTACGTGGAGGCCTCGGCTGTTGGAAGAACAGTTGGAACTGCAAAGCCTTGAAAATAGCCGTAAATATATACTGGATAATTTTTCTAAGCAATATGGTATCTCTTTGATAGAGTACCTGGATGAGAACCCATTGCGTGATGATGAATCTTTCAATGAGTCAGAGATGGTGGCAAAATTGGAGAAAATCCACCATTGGATTGCTAATTTCGGTCAGGTAAACCTGCTGGCCCTGGAAGAAGCAGATGAGGTCCAAAACCGCTATGATTTTCTGAAAGAGCAGGAGGTGGATCTGCTGTCTTCCATTCAGTCCGTAAAAGAGGCTATTGAAAAGATGGAAAAAACTTCCCGAGCGAGATTCCTTAGTACTTTTTTCCAGGTTAATGATCATTTTTCGCAGCTATTCAGTGAACTGTTTGATGGAGGCAGGGCTTCTTTGCGATTGACGGACGAAGACAATATTTGGGAATCAGGGGTGGAAATTGCGGCAGCCCCCCCCGGGAAGCGGCTGCAGAATTTACGTTTGTTTTCCGGCGGTGAAAAAGCTCTGATTGCTGTTTCGCTGATTTTCGCTTTTTTTAAGGTTAATCCGGCGCCATTTTGTGTCCTGGATGAGGTTGATGCGCCGCTGGATGATGCCAATATTGACCGTTTTAACCAACTGGTTAAAAAGTTTGCTGCCCACAGCCAGTTTCTGATTATTACCCATAATCGCCGGACCATGACCATCGGTGATTATCTTTATGGGATTACCATGGAGGAAGAGGGGGTTTCCAAAACCTTATCCGTGCAACTGGCTGATTCTTCAGGTCGTCCAGAACAGCGGGTTGCCGCCATCGCAGAATAA
- the ftsY gene encoding signal recognition particle-docking protein FtsY: protein MSDKNKKGLVGRFFSRKGKPEELPEKMLESGDKPFAIEENVEETDKADFSTVEQESTAVKDVDRETAAVDEESQQVGESAGLFSRLKKGLSKTRQRFVGTLDGLFYGKKEIDEEFLEQLEEVLLTSDLGVQTSYRLFAEVEERVSHQALEDPKQLRLFLQQEIQKILQAAEQPWEINHKPYVIMAVGVNGVGKTTTIGKLAAIFTAQGKDVLLGAADTFRAAAIEQLDAWAERARVPIIRQKMGADPAAVCFDTVRSAVSKGADVAIIDTAGRLHTKVNLMDELKKMKRVIEKALPGAPHEILLVLDANNGQNAINQARMFHEALGINGLVMTKLDGTAKGGVIVGVCDELKLPVRYIGIGEQLDDLRPFKAADFVNALFDRV from the coding sequence ATGAGTGATAAGAATAAAAAAGGGTTGGTCGGCAGATTTTTTTCCCGAAAAGGGAAACCGGAAGAATTGCCGGAAAAAATGTTAGAGTCTGGGGATAAACCGTTTGCCATTGAGGAAAATGTGGAGGAAACGGATAAAGCCGATTTTTCTACTGTTGAACAGGAATCTACGGCAGTTAAGGATGTTGACAGAGAAACTGCTGCTGTGGATGAGGAAAGTCAACAGGTTGGTGAATCGGCTGGTTTGTTCAGCCGACTGAAAAAAGGTTTGAGCAAAACCCGTCAGCGGTTTGTCGGTACTCTGGATGGACTGTTCTATGGTAAAAAAGAAATTGATGAAGAATTCCTGGAACAGTTGGAGGAGGTTCTGCTGACCTCTGATCTGGGAGTGCAGACCAGTTACCGCCTGTTTGCCGAAGTCGAGGAGCGAGTCAGTCATCAGGCGTTGGAAGACCCAAAGCAGTTACGACTTTTTTTACAGCAGGAAATTCAAAAGATTCTCCAGGCCGCGGAGCAGCCCTGGGAAATCAATCATAAGCCTTATGTCATCATGGCTGTGGGGGTTAATGGAGTTGGTAAAACCACCACCATTGGTAAACTGGCGGCAATTTTTACGGCCCAGGGAAAAGATGTGCTGTTGGGAGCCGCGGATACCTTTCGGGCTGCAGCGATTGAACAGCTGGATGCCTGGGCTGAACGGGCCAGGGTTCCCATAATCCGGCAAAAAATGGGGGCGGATCCGGCCGCCGTTTGTTTTGATACAGTACGGTCAGCAGTGAGCAAAGGGGCTGATGTGGCGATTATTGATACAGCTGGCCGTTTACACACTAAAGTCAACCTGATGGATGAACTGAAGAAAATGAAACGGGTGATCGAAAAAGCACTTCCCGGTGCGCCCCATGAGATTTTATTGGTGCTCGATGCAAATAACGGCCAGAATGCTATCAATCAGGCCAGAATGTTTCATGAAGCGCTGGGGATTAATGGGTTGGTAATGACCAAGTTGGATGGAACTGCCAAGGGTGGAGTTATAGTGGGAGTATGCGATGAATTAAAATTGCCGGTTCGCTATATTGGTATCGGCGAACAGCTTGATGATCTCAGGCCATTCAAGGCAGCTGATTTTGTCAATGCTTTATTTGATCGGGTATAA
- the larB gene encoding nickel pincer cofactor biosynthesis protein LarB, whose product MDEKYLRQLLERYQQGSLDTDQVLDTLKDLPYRDVGVAHLDTHRSLRDKIGEVVFAEGKTIEQLITIVRHMLELPGNILITRLSAMKADLLLKHFPQSEYDKEGECLTIKRHQIEPSGRGAVLIVTAGTSDLRVAREAAITLEFMGQTPELLVDVGVAGLHRLLAYRGKLDAAAVIIVIAGMEGALPSVVAGLVDKPVIALPTSVGYGAAFGGISALLGMLNSCAGGIGVVNIDNGYGAAYLAGLINWQL is encoded by the coding sequence ATGGATGAAAAATATTTACGCCAGCTCTTGGAGCGTTATCAGCAGGGAAGTTTGGATACCGACCAAGTGCTGGATACTTTGAAAGATCTTCCTTATCGGGATGTGGGGGTGGCCCATCTGGATACCCATCGCAGTTTACGCGATAAAATCGGCGAGGTTGTTTTTGCCGAAGGTAAGACTATTGAGCAACTGATTACCATTGTCCGGCATATGTTGGAACTACCGGGAAATATTCTTATAACCCGTCTGTCAGCGATGAAGGCAGACTTATTGTTGAAACATTTTCCTCAATCTGAATATGATAAAGAAGGGGAATGCTTGACGATCAAAAGGCATCAAATCGAACCATCCGGTCGTGGGGCTGTTTTGATCGTTACCGCCGGGACTTCGGACCTGCGGGTTGCCCGAGAAGCGGCAATAACGCTCGAATTTATGGGGCAGACTCCTGAGTTGTTGGTGGATGTCGGGGTCGCCGGTTTGCATCGTTTACTGGCTTATCGTGGTAAGTTGGATGCGGCTGCGGTTATTATTGTCATTGCCGGAATGGAAGGAGCATTACCAAGTGTGGTTGCCGGTCTGGTGGATAAACCGGTGATTGCCTTACCTACCAGCGTTGGCTATGGGGCTGCTTTTGGTGGTATCAGCGCTTTATTGGGGATGTTGAATTCCTGCGCTGGTGGCATCGGGGTGGTAAATATTGATAATGGTTATGGAGCTGCTTATCTGGCTGGATTGATCAATTGGCAGCTGTAG